In Sporichthyaceae bacterium, one DNA window encodes the following:
- a CDS encoding class I adenylate-forming enzyme family protein, with the protein MYEFADLEVRTTPQVLAAVAEHCPDRLFVVAEDGSATYATAARTAVALAGRLRAVGVRPGDRVGVALPNGVRWCLALLAAHVLGASALPLNTWQRPAETAGVLRRAQPRVVVTDTEIAARIGLTTDLVFCERGDEVTEVTEATALDEAISALRTAPTREDDDALVLFTSGSTAEPKAVRLGQAGLVRTGHAIGERQGVRADDRIWFALPLFFVFGCSNALPNALTHAATLCLQERFEPAAALEFLERHRCTVYYGVASITRALVACPDLPRRDISGLRTGTANATAEDLRLAIEVLGVREVCNAYGMTEGHGHTTITAHTDPPEVRMACQGTPLPTQEVRIVDDAGVPVPVGTVGHVRIRGVITPGYLDNPKLNNAAFDADGWFRTGDLGALDEHGRLRFVGRSGEMIKAKGINVSPSEVEAVLGTHPDVAEAFVFAVDLATGDQAVGCVLIAEQPAVDPEKLIDVVVEWARDRMSSYKVPTRLWVRDRAALPLTATGKVSKRLLREQVSAEPLAD; encoded by the coding sequence GTGTACGAGTTCGCCGACCTCGAGGTGCGGACCACGCCCCAGGTGCTCGCGGCCGTTGCCGAGCACTGTCCGGACCGACTGTTCGTCGTGGCCGAGGACGGGTCGGCGACCTACGCGACGGCCGCACGGACTGCCGTCGCCCTGGCCGGCCGACTGCGTGCCGTCGGCGTGCGACCGGGCGATCGGGTCGGTGTCGCGTTGCCGAACGGGGTGCGGTGGTGCCTGGCGTTGCTGGCCGCCCACGTGCTCGGCGCGAGCGCGCTTCCGTTGAACACCTGGCAACGACCCGCCGAGACCGCGGGCGTGCTGCGGCGGGCGCAGCCGCGGGTGGTCGTCACCGACACCGAGATCGCCGCGCGCATCGGACTGACCACGGACCTGGTGTTCTGCGAACGGGGCGACGAGGTAACCGAAGTAACCGAAGCAACCGCTCTGGACGAGGCGATTTCCGCACTGCGGACCGCGCCGACCCGCGAGGACGACGACGCCCTGGTGCTGTTCACCAGCGGGAGCACCGCCGAGCCCAAGGCGGTCCGGCTCGGCCAGGCCGGCCTGGTCCGCACCGGACACGCGATCGGCGAGCGGCAAGGGGTGCGCGCGGACGACCGGATCTGGTTCGCGCTACCGCTGTTCTTCGTGTTCGGCTGCTCGAACGCCTTGCCCAACGCGCTGACTCACGCGGCGACCCTGTGTCTGCAGGAGCGGTTCGAGCCCGCGGCCGCGCTGGAATTCCTGGAACGCCATCGCTGCACCGTCTACTACGGCGTCGCGTCGATCACCCGGGCGTTGGTCGCCTGCCCGGACCTGCCACGCCGGGACATCTCGGGACTGCGTACCGGAACCGCGAACGCCACCGCCGAGGATCTGCGCCTGGCGATCGAGGTGCTCGGCGTGCGCGAGGTGTGCAACGCCTACGGGATGACCGAGGGCCACGGCCACACGACGATCACCGCGCACACCGACCCGCCGGAGGTCCGCATGGCCTGCCAGGGCACGCCGCTGCCGACGCAGGAGGTGCGCATCGTCGACGACGCCGGGGTTCCGGTGCCGGTCGGTACCGTGGGGCACGTCCGGATCCGCGGGGTGATCACGCCCGGCTACCTGGACAACCCGAAACTGAACAACGCGGCGTTCGACGCCGACGGCTGGTTCCGCACCGGCGATCTCGGCGCGCTCGACGAGCACGGCCGCCTGCGCTTCGTCGGGCGCAGCGGGGAGATGATCAAGGCCAAGGGCATCAACGTCTCACCGAGTGAGGTCGAGGCCGTGCTCGGGACTCATCCCGACGTGGCCGAGGCGTTCGTGTTCGCGGTCGACCTGGCGACCGGCGATCAGGCCGTGGGTTGTGTGCTGATCGCGGAACAGCCTGCGGTCGATCCCGAGAAGCTGATCGATGTCGTGGTCGAATGGGCCCGGGACCGCATGTCGAGCTACAAGGTGCCGACTCGCCTGTGGGTGCGCGACCGCGCGGCGTTGCCGTTGACGGCGACCGGGAAGGTCTCGAAACGGCTGCTCCGCGAACAGGTGAGCGCGGAGCCTTTGGCTGACTGA
- a CDS encoding FAD-dependent oxidoreductase, which yields MTDVVIVGGGQAGCQVAASLREEGFAGNIVMIGAEEHLPYQRPPLSKAHLAGSVTRERLFLRAQSWFAEAGVELHRGRSVESIDRAARKIRLSDGEVMGYDVLVLATGGRHREIVLPGRDLAGVLSLRTLAEAEAMRERLEAAGHVVVVGGGFIGLEVAATAAAMGRTTTVLELAPRLMGRVLSAATAEFLLQSHRTRGVRVELSASVTELLGTGGQVTAVATTSGEQLPADLVVLGVGALAEDALAGAAGLATDNGILVDEFLRTSDAAVYAVGDCARAPSRWAGGSAVRLESVQNAVEQARCAARDIVGRSEPYCAVPWFWSDQGDVKLQIAGLTQGHDTTVTVGAVDQGAFSVWCFAGGRLVGVESVNQVKEHLTARKILAAGVAVGPETVGEAGFSAKSLLVF from the coding sequence ATGACCGACGTCGTGATCGTCGGCGGCGGCCAGGCCGGCTGCCAGGTCGCCGCCTCGCTGCGTGAGGAGGGGTTCGCCGGCAACATCGTGATGATCGGCGCCGAGGAGCACCTGCCCTATCAGCGCCCGCCGCTGTCGAAGGCGCACCTGGCCGGCTCGGTCACCCGGGAACGCCTTTTCCTGCGGGCGCAGTCGTGGTTCGCCGAGGCAGGCGTGGAACTGCATCGCGGCCGGAGCGTCGAGTCGATCGACCGAGCCGCCCGCAAGATCCGGCTGTCCGACGGCGAGGTCATGGGCTACGACGTGCTGGTCCTGGCCACCGGCGGCAGGCACCGCGAGATCGTCCTGCCCGGTCGAGACCTGGCCGGCGTGCTGTCGCTGCGCACCTTGGCCGAGGCCGAGGCGATGCGCGAGCGGCTCGAGGCAGCGGGCCACGTGGTCGTCGTGGGCGGCGGGTTCATCGGCCTGGAGGTCGCCGCCACCGCCGCGGCGATGGGCCGTACCACCACGGTGCTCGAACTCGCCCCGCGGCTGATGGGCCGGGTGCTCAGCGCGGCCACCGCCGAGTTCCTGCTCCAGTCGCACCGCACTCGCGGGGTTCGCGTCGAACTGTCCGCAAGCGTCACGGAGTTGCTCGGCACGGGCGGACAGGTCACCGCGGTGGCGACCACCAGCGGGGAGCAGTTGCCCGCGGACCTGGTCGTGCTCGGCGTCGGCGCACTGGCCGAGGACGCTCTGGCCGGTGCGGCCGGGCTGGCCACCGACAACGGCATCCTGGTCGACGAGTTCCTGCGCACTTCCGACGCCGCCGTCTACGCGGTCGGCGACTGCGCGCGCGCCCCGAGCCGCTGGGCCGGTGGTTCGGCCGTGCGGCTGGAATCCGTGCAGAACGCCGTGGAGCAGGCGCGGTGCGCGGCCCGTGACATCGTGGGGCGCAGCGAGCCGTACTGCGCCGTGCCCTGGTTCTGGTCCGACCAGGGCGACGTCAAGTTGCAGATCGCCGGCCTGACGCAGGGTCACGACACGACGGTGACCGTCGGGGCGGTGGACCAAGGTGCCTTCTCCGTGTGGTGCTTCGCGGGCGGCCGCCTGGTCGGCGTGGAGTCGGTCAACCAGGTCAAGGAACATCTGACGGCCCGTAAGATCCTGGCCGCCGGGGTCGCGGTGGGGCCGGAAACGGTGGGCGAAGCAGGGTTCTCGGCGAAGTCCCTGCTGGTGTTCTGA
- a CDS encoding 2Fe-2S iron-sulfur cluster-binding protein, producing MPKVTLRRAGFDTVLDAAEGTSVMQVATANGVHEILAVCGGEMACATCHVYVEDGPLDALPPIGDEEEDMLGFVAAPRESNSRLSCQLLMTSATDGLVVRVAPRQE from the coding sequence ATGCCGAAAGTGACGCTGCGTCGGGCCGGATTCGACACAGTGCTCGACGCGGCCGAGGGGACCTCGGTCATGCAGGTCGCGACCGCCAACGGCGTCCACGAGATCCTCGCCGTCTGCGGCGGCGAGATGGCCTGCGCCACCTGCCATGTCTACGTCGAGGACGGCCCGCTCGACGCACTGCCGCCCATCGGCGACGAGGAGGAGGACATGCTCGGTTTCGTCGCCGCACCGCGCGAGTCGAACAGCCGGCTGTCGTGCCAGTTGCTCATGACCTCGGCCACCGACGGCTTGGTCGTCCGAGTCGCCCCGAGGCAGGAATGA
- a CDS encoding non-heme iron oxygenase ferredoxin subunit: MRHLVGTTDDLPTGTLRRVEVAGVPVCLARLDDGAVHAIGDLCSHEEIELSDGDLDGCEVICPAHGSCFDVRTGKPDGLPATEPVPTYPVSLDGADIYVEI; this comes from the coding sequence ATGAGACATCTGGTCGGGACGACCGACGACCTGCCGACAGGGACGCTGCGCCGGGTCGAGGTGGCCGGTGTGCCGGTGTGCCTGGCGCGGTTGGACGACGGCGCTGTGCATGCGATCGGCGACCTGTGCAGCCACGAGGAGATCGAGCTTTCCGACGGAGACCTCGACGGCTGCGAGGTCATCTGCCCGGCGCACGGCTCGTGCTTCGACGTGCGCACCGGCAAGCCCGACGGCCTGCCCGCCACCGAGCCCGTGCCCACCTACCCGGTGAGCCTCGACGGCGCCGACATCTACGTGGAGATCTGA
- a CDS encoding acetyl-CoA hydrolase/transferase C-terminal domain-containing protein: MSRNDLAQHLRPGDVLVAAQVLGEPTALLDALFEQGPLPESLRLFVGMSLTDVLTRCPAGIRPVTSVGMPPNGGLIARGDMDLVPCHMSELPWLLSAGPLSTDVAIVAVSPPDPDGWCSLGVISDYAAPAVAHARVVLAEINDQVPVVGGDTRVHLDRITASIRTSRPLPEYPKAVPSDLERAIGANIAPYVRDGSCIQVGIGKLGEAVLAAVSDRHDLGVHSGMIGDTLLEMMREGIVTNKAKEIDRGVSVAGAVLGSARAVALAADEPNLVLREIAYTHDPARIAEISNFVCVNSALEVDLFGQVNSETAGGRYVGAIGGSVDYLRAAVRGPGGRSIVALPASTGKGTSRIVPRVERVTALGADVDVIATEHGVAELRGCSAGERARRLIAVAAPEARPALRQAADEAGL, encoded by the coding sequence ATGAGTCGCAACGATCTCGCACAACACCTGCGGCCGGGCGACGTGCTCGTCGCCGCGCAGGTCCTCGGCGAACCGACCGCCCTCCTCGACGCGCTGTTCGAGCAGGGCCCACTTCCCGAGAGCCTGCGACTGTTCGTCGGCATGAGCCTGACCGACGTGCTGACCCGCTGCCCGGCAGGCATCCGTCCGGTCACCTCGGTCGGCATGCCTCCCAACGGCGGGCTGATCGCGCGCGGCGACATGGACCTCGTGCCCTGCCACATGTCCGAACTGCCGTGGCTGCTCTCCGCCGGACCGCTGTCGACCGACGTCGCGATCGTCGCGGTCAGCCCGCCGGACCCGGACGGCTGGTGCAGCCTCGGCGTTATATCCGACTACGCCGCGCCGGCGGTGGCCCACGCCCGGGTCGTGCTCGCCGAGATCAACGACCAGGTGCCGGTGGTCGGTGGCGACACCCGCGTGCACCTCGACCGGATCACCGCCTCGATCCGCACGTCGCGACCCCTGCCCGAGTACCCGAAGGCCGTGCCGTCGGACCTCGAGCGGGCGATCGGGGCCAACATCGCCCCCTACGTTCGCGACGGCAGCTGCATCCAGGTCGGCATCGGCAAGCTCGGCGAGGCCGTGCTGGCAGCAGTTTCCGACCGCCACGATCTCGGTGTGCACTCCGGCATGATCGGCGACACGTTGCTGGAGATGATGCGCGAAGGCATCGTCACCAACAAGGCCAAGGAGATCGACCGCGGCGTCTCCGTCGCCGGCGCCGTGCTCGGGTCCGCCCGAGCGGTGGCGTTGGCGGCCGACGAGCCGAACCTCGTTCTGCGGGAGATCGCCTACACCCACGACCCAGCGCGGATCGCGGAGATCTCGAACTTCGTGTGCGTCAACTCGGCGCTCGAGGTGGACCTCTTCGGGCAGGTCAACAGTGAAACCGCGGGCGGCCGTTACGTCGGCGCGATCGGCGGTTCGGTCGACTACCTGCGCGCCGCGGTGCGCGGCCCGGGTGGGCGGTCGATCGTCGCGCTGCCCGCGTCGACGGGCAAGGGCACCAGTCGGATCGTGCCCCGGGTGGAACGAGTCACCGCTCTCGGTGCCGACGTCGACGTGATCGCCACCGAGCACGGCGTGGCCGAACTGCGGGGGTGTTCGGCCGGCGAGCGGGCCCGCCGCCTGATCGCGGTCGCCGCGCCCGAGGCCCGCCCGGCATTGCGTCAGGCGGCGGACGAAGCCGGCCTCTGA